CGGTGCGCCTGACCGAGGAACTGCATCCCGATGTCGCGCTGGTGGACGTCGACCTGGGTGCCGACAGCGGGTTCGATGTCGCGGGCCGGCTGAACGCCGACCACAGCGAGGTCGCGGTGATCCTCACCTCCACCCACGATGAACAGGATTTCGCCGATCTGGTCGCGGCGAGCCCGGCGCGCGGGTTCCTGCCCAAGCTCACGCTGTCCGCCGAGGCGGTCCGCGAGTTGCTTTGAGCGTTAGCGGGATTCCAGGTACACGATGACCGCCCGCACCCGGCGGTGATCGTCACCGGTCTCCGGCAGGTCCAATTTGGTCAGGATGCTGCGCACATGCTTTTCCACGGTGCCCTCGGTCACCCACAGCCGGCGCCCGATACCCCCGTTGGACAGGCCCTCGGCCATCAGCGTGAGCACCTCGCGTTCGCGGGCGCTCAGCGCCGCCAGCGGATCGTCGCGCCGCCGCGCCGACACCAACTCGGCGACCAGGGCGGGGTCGATCACCGACGCCCCGTTGCTCACCCGGCGCAAGGTGTCCACGAAATCGTTCACATCGACCACTCGGCTCTTGAGCAGATACCCGATGCTCTGGCCGCCGGCCAGCAGTTCCATCGCGTGATCCACGTCGACGTGCGCGGAGAGCACCATGATGGCGACCTCCGGGGTGCGTTCGCGGATCACCCGCGCCGCGTCCAGGCCCTCGGTGTGGTGTTCCGGTGGCATCCGGATATCGGTGAGAACGAGGCCGGGCCGCTGCTCTTCGACGAGCCCGAGCAGTTCCTCGGCGTCGCCGGCCTGCCCGACGACCTGGAATCCCTCGCGCTGCAACAGGCTTGCCAGACCCTCTCGCAACAGCACGTCGTCGTCGGCGATGACCACCCGCAGGGCATCCATGCTGTCCTCCCGGCGCCGGTCTTTTCGGCGCGGATGCATTGTCGCACCTGGTAGGCGGTCTGCGTGTGGATGCGAGGCGGATTGGGGGTCAGCCGGTACCACGTGGTCGGGAAATCCGGCCGTGCGGAGTGCGGGCAACGCCGGTGACAGCGGGCGCGGGCGGTTTGGCAACGCCCGGCCGGGACGCGACACTGGGGGCATGCCTGTCACGACCTTGATGGCTTCGATCCTGAACTGGCTGCGCGCCGGCTACCCCGACGGGGTGCCCGGGCCGGACCAGGTCCCGCTGCTGGCCCTGCTGCGGGCCACTCCGCTGACCGAGGAACAGGTCCAGGAGGTGGTACGCAACATCGCCGAGGTCGCCGCCCCGGCCGACATCGAGGACCCGATCACCCGCGACGACATCGAAGCATCCATCTCCGAGCTGACCAACCACGACGCCGGCCCGGAGAACACCGCCCGGGTGGCCGCCCGGCTCGCCGCGGCGGGCTGGCCGCTGGCCGATCTGTCGGGGGAGTAGTCACCGGCCGTCCATGATCCACGGGCGCTCGTTGGCCTGCTGCCATTGCGGCAGTGCGGTACTCAGGGTGGCCATGGTCTTGAGGGCGACGAACACCCCGAACAGCGAACTCGGCGGTCATGAAGGCCGGCACGCCCAGGCGGCCGAAACCGATACTGCGCCAATCGACTTCGGCCATGTGTCCAACGCCGTTGTGGTTCAGCGGAAACACGATGACGCCCAGGAACACGCCGTGCACGGCGCAGAAACTCAGGCTGATGACACCGCAACTGGACAGGAACGTCGACAGCGGATCCGGTGCACGCGCAGACCGTCGCACGCCGCAACGAAAAACACCGGGTATCACTGGCAGTGATACCCGGTGTCGACGGTGACGGTCAGAGCGTGGCGATGTCGATGACGAAGCGGTAACGCACGTCCGAGGACAGCATCCGCTCGTAGGCCTCGTTGACGTAGGACGCCTCGATGACCTCGATCTCGGGGGTGACCCCGTGCTCGGCGCAGAAGTCGAGCATCTCCTGGGTTTCGGGGATACCGCCGATCATCGAACCGGACAGACTGCGGCGGCCGCCGGCCAGCGGGAACACCGGCACCGGCATCGGGTGCTCCGGGATGCCCAGCTCGACCAGGGTGCCGTCCACGGCCAGCAGGTTCAGGTAGTCGGCCATGTTGATGTTGGCCGACACGGTGTTCAGGATCAGGTCGAACTTGCCGGCCAGCTTGGTGAAGGTGTCCGGATCGCCGGTGGCGTAGTACTCGTCGGCGCCCAGACGCAGACCGTCCTCCATCTTCTTCAGCGACTGGCTCAGCACGGTCACCTGCGCGCCCATCGCATGGGCGAGTTTGACGCCCATGTGGCCCAGGCCGCCCAGGCCGACGATGGCGACCTTCTTGCCGGGGCCGGCGTTCCAGTGCCGCAGCGGGGAATACAGCGTGATGCCCGCGCACAGCAGGGGAGCGGCCTTGTCCAGTGGGATGCTGTCGGGAATGCGCAGCACGTAGTTCTCGTCGACGACGATGGCGGTGCTGTAACCGCCGTAGGTGGGGCTGCCGTCCCGTTCGGTCGAGTTGTAGGTGCCGTGCATGCCGTACTCGCCGGTGCAGTACTGCTGCAGGCCGGCCTGGCAGTTGTCGCATTCGCGGCAGGAGTCGATGAAGCAGCCGACGCCGACGTGATCGCCGACCTTGTACTTGGTGACCTCGGAACCGACTTCGGTTACCACACCGGCGATTTCGTGGCCCGGCACCACCGGGTAGTTGGGCTCGCCCCATTCGGCTTTGACGGTGTGCAGGTCGCTGTGACAGATGCCGGAGAATTTGATGTCGAACGCGACGTCGTGCGGGCCGACGTCGCGGCGCTCGATGGTGGACTTGAACAGTGGTGCGGTGGCCGACTCGGCTACGTATGCGGAAACAGTGGTGCTCATCGGATCAGTCCTTCATGCGTCATTTACGTTTACGTGCAGATAGGTGCATTCTCGTCCCGTAGCGGGCGAAAAGCAGCACGGGCGCAGCGCCGCGCCCGTGAAAAGCAACACCACAGCCCCGCGGGCTAATCCTGCGAGGTGGCGAGGAATCGGGTCAGAGCCCGGGCGCGCGGAATGCGCCGTTGAAGCTGACCCGGTCGTAGCGGGCGGCGCCGGCCGGGATGTAGGGATCGGTCGCGATGAGGGCGTCCGCCTCCTCGACGGTCATGTCCGAGGCGATCAGTACCGCCCCCTGTCCCGACTCGACTCGTCCGGCCAGAATGATGCGACCGGCCTCGACCTCGGCGGTCACCCATTCCAGGTGGGCCGGGCGGGTCTGGTCGACGACGTCCGCCGGCTGCAGGTAGGTGCTGGTGAATACGTGAAACACGCGTCGAAGGTTACCGTGCCGGTCAGTTGATCGGCGCGTTCAGCCAGCGCAGGTCCTCGATGATGCCGCGGGCGGCCACCACACCCTGGCCGGTCTGCCACACCTCGTTGTTCACCGCGAACACCCGGTCATCCCGGGTGGCCGACAATTTCCGCCACGCAGCACTGTTGAGCACCGCGGTGGCGCGCTCCTTGGCGGCCGGGCCGGTGAAGGACAGGTAGACGATGTCACCGTCGGCCGCGGACAGATCCGTCTCCTCGGTGAGGTTGCTGATGCTCACCTCGATGAAGGGCACGTCCGTAAAGCGTTGTGCTGCAGGACGATCCACCCCCACCGCGCGGAGGACCGTGGCCGGGAAATTCTCCGCGCCGTACACCCGCATGCTGTCCTCGGTGAACTGCACCACCGAGGCCTGGAAGTGGGTGGCGTCGGTGCGTTCGCCGGCCTCACGTGCCTCACGCTCGAAGCCGTCGAGCACCGCGTCGGCGGCCTCGGGGCGCCCGGTCGCCGCCGCGACGGCGCGCAGCGTGTTCTGCCAGTCGGCGGCGCTGCCGGTGAACACGGTGGGGGCGATCCCGGCGAGCGCGGCGTAGGAGTCGGGAGTCTGTGTCGCCGATCCGAAGATCAGGTCCGGTGCGGCGTCGGCGACCGCGGCCAGATCCGGGGCGTCGCGATCGCCGAGGCCGGCCGCGTCGTGCAGCACGGTGCCCAGGTACGAGGGCTGCGGGACCGTCGTCCCGACCACCCGGTCCTGCAGACCCAGCGCGCACAGGGCGTCCAGCTCGGCGAAGGACAGCGCCACGATGCGCTGTGGATCGCCGCGAACCTCGGTGCTCGCCGGGATCCCGGAGCCGGAGGCGTTACGCACCGTCCGCGGCGCGTCGGGGGAGACCGCGGGCGCCGGCGCGGCGGCGCACGACTCGTCGGGCCTGCGCTGATTACCCAGCACGCCGGCCCCGGCGATCCGGGTGGTGCTGGTGATCGGGGTCTGAGCCGACCCGGACGCGGCGGCGCCGGGATCGCTGTCCGGCGCGCCGCAGGCGGTCAACACGGTGAACGAGACGGTGACGCCTGCGAGGAGCAGGGCCATCCGCGCAGAGGGAAACGGCACGCCGCCGACGGTATCAATCCACCACCACCGTCGCCGCCGGGCCCGGCCCCGTATGCAGGCCGTTTCCGGCCGGTCAGGCCTGGACAGCGGGCCAATACGACACTTTGTAGGACACCGGTTCCACAGTCGGTTGCGAGGGGGATAGGATGCCCAACAGAGCATTGCCGGGATGGCCCGTCGACTTTTTATGGAGGATCTGTTGGTAGCCGAAGCGCCCCCAATCGGAGAACTCGAGGCACGGCGGCCTTTCCCGCAGCGGATGGGCCCCAAGGGGAACCTCATCTACAAGCTGATCACCACGACCGATCACAAGCTGATCGGCATGATGTACTGCGTCGCCTGCTTCATCTTCTTCTTCATCGGCGGCCTGATGGCCCTGCTGATGCGCACGGAGCTCGCGATCCCGGGTCTGCAGTTCCTGTCCAATGAGCAGTTCAACCAGCTGTTCACCATGCACGGCACGGTCATGCTGCTGTTCTACGCGACCCCGATCGTGTTCGGCTTCGCCAACCTGGTGCTGCCGCTGCAGATCGGTGCGCCGGACGTCGCGTTCCCGCGCCTGAACGCCTTCTCCTTCTGGCTGTTCCTGTTCGGCGCGCTGATCGCCATGGGTGGCTTCATCACCCCCGGTGGCGCCGCCGACTTCGGCTGGACGGCGTACTCGCCGCTGACCGACGCGATCCACTCCCCGGGCGCCGGTGGCGACCTGTGGATCATGGGTCTGGCCGTCGGTGGCCTGGGCACCATCCTCGGCGGTGTCAACATGATCACCACGGTGGTCTGCATGCGCGCCCCCGGTATGACCATGTTCCGCATGCCGATCTTCACCTGGAACATCCTGGTGACCTCGATCCTGGTGCTGCTGGCGTTCCCGCTGCTGACCGCCGCGCTGTTCGGCCTCGCCGCCGACCGCCACCTCGGTGCCCATATCTATGACCCGGCCAACGGCGGCGTCCTGCTGTGGCAGCACCTGTTCTGGTTCTTCGGTCACCCCGAGGTGTACATCATCGCGCTGCCGTTCTTCGGCATCGTCTCCGAGATCTTCCCGGTGTTCAGCCGCAAGCCGATCTTCGGTTACACCACCCTGATCTACGCGACGCTGGGTATCGCGGCGCTGTCGATCGCGGTGTGGGCGCACCACATGTACGCCACCGGCGCCGTGCTGCTGCCGTTCTTCTCCTTCATGACGTTCCTGATCGCGGTGCCGACCGGTATCAAGTTCTTCAACTGGATCGGAACGATGTGGAAGGGGCAGTTGACCTTCGAGTCACCGATGCTGTTCTCGGTGGGCTTCCTGATCACCTTCCTGCTCGGTGGTCTGTCGGGTGTGCTGCTGGCCAGCCCGCCGCTGGACTTCCACGTGACCGACAGCTACTTCGTCATCGCGCACTTCCACTACGTGCTCTTCGGCACCATCGTGTTCGCCACCTATGCGGGCATCTACTTCTGGTTCCCGAAGATGACCGGCCGGCTGCTCGACGAGCGCCTCGCCAAGCTGCACTTCTGGCTGACGTTCATCGGCTTCCACCTCACCTTCCTGGTGCAGCACTGGGTCGGTGACGAGGGCATGCCGCGTCGCTACGCCGACTACCTGCCCACCGACGGCTTCACCACGCTCAACGTGGTGTCCACCATCGGCGCGTTCATCCTCGGTATCTCGACGCTGCCGTTCGTCTGGAACGTGTTCAAGAGCTGGCGTTACGGCGAGCCCGTCGTGGTCGACGACCCGTGGGGCTACGGCAACTCCCTGGAGTGGGCCACCAGCTGCCCGCCGCCGCGGCACAACTTCACCGAGCTGCCCCGGATCCGTTCGGAGCGTCCGGCATTCGAGCTGCACTACCCGCACATGGTGGAGCGGATGCGCGCCGAGGCGCACATCGGCCGCGCCCACGGGCCGTCCGACGGGGATGTGACCAGGCTGGACGGCGAGAACGTCCGCACCTGATCCGGCTCCTCGGAAGAGCTCAGCTGATACGAGGCATCAAACGGAGGTGAGTGTGCCGACGGCCTCGCAGTCAGTCGACTCCTTGCGAAAGCGTTCATCGCTGCTGATCACCGTCACCGGCGTGGACCAGCCAGGCGTGACGTCCGCACTGTTCGAGGTGCTGTCACGGCACCGCGTGGAGCTGCTCAACGTCGAACAGGTCGTCGTCCGCGGCCGGCTCACCCTCGGTGTGCTGGTCTCGGTCGACACCCAGGTGGCCGACGGCGACGAGTTCGCCGCCGAGGTGCGGGCCGCCATCCAGGGGCTGGGCCTGGACGTGTCGATCGAGCGCAGCGACGACAAGCCGGTGATGCGGGAGCCCTCCACCCACACCATCGTGGTGCTGGGCCGCCCGATCACCGCCGAGGCGTTCGGTGTGGTGGCCCAGGAGGTTGCCGCGCTCGGGGTGAACATCGACTTCATCCGCGGGGTGTCGGACTACCCGGTGACCGGCCTGGAGTTGCGGGTGTCGGTGCCGCCGGGCGCCGCGTACGCCCAGCTGCAGACGACCATGGCGCGCACCGCGGTGGCACTCGGGGTCGATATCGCCCTCGAGGACTACAGTCTGTCGCGCCGGACCAAGCGGCTCATCGTGTTCGACGTCGATTCCACCCTGATCCAGGGCGAGGTAATCGAGATGCTTGCCGACCGGGCCGGCGCGCTCGCCGCGGTCGCCGAGGTCACCGAGGCGGCCATGCGCGGCGAACTGGACTTCGCCGAGTCGCTGCACAAGCGGGTGGCGACGCTGGCGGGATTGTCCGC
This region of Mycolicibacterium diernhoferi genomic DNA includes:
- a CDS encoding DUF3349 domain-containing protein, coding for MPVTTLMASILNWLRAGYPDGVPGPDQVPLLALLRATPLTEEQVQEVVRNIAEVAAPADIEDPITRDDIEASISELTNHDAGPENTARVAARLAAAGWPLADLSGE
- a CDS encoding response regulator; protein product: MRVPRCLIVDDSAAFRDAARAMLERGGFAVVGAAADAAEAVRLTEELHPDVALVDVDLGADSGFDVAGRLNADHSEVAVILTSTHDEQDFADLVAASPARGFLPKLTLSAEAVRELL
- a CDS encoding response regulator translates to MDALRVVIADDDVLLREGLASLLQREGFQVVGQAGDAEELLGLVEEQRPGLVLTDIRMPPEHHTEGLDAARVIRERTPEVAIMVLSAHVDVDHAMELLAGGQSIGYLLKSRVVDVNDFVDTLRRVSNGASVIDPALVAELVSARRRDDPLAALSAREREVLTLMAEGLSNGGIGRRLWVTEGTVEKHVRSILTKLDLPETGDDHRRVRAVIVYLESR
- the ctaD gene encoding aa3-type cytochrome oxidase subunit I, whose protein sequence is MVAEAPPIGELEARRPFPQRMGPKGNLIYKLITTTDHKLIGMMYCVACFIFFFIGGLMALLMRTELAIPGLQFLSNEQFNQLFTMHGTVMLLFYATPIVFGFANLVLPLQIGAPDVAFPRLNAFSFWLFLFGALIAMGGFITPGGAADFGWTAYSPLTDAIHSPGAGGDLWIMGLAVGGLGTILGGVNMITTVVCMRAPGMTMFRMPIFTWNILVTSILVLLAFPLLTAALFGLAADRHLGAHIYDPANGGVLLWQHLFWFFGHPEVYIIALPFFGIVSEIFPVFSRKPIFGYTTLIYATLGIAALSIAVWAHHMYATGAVLLPFFSFMTFLIAVPTGIKFFNWIGTMWKGQLTFESPMLFSVGFLITFLLGGLSGVLLASPPLDFHVTDSYFVIAHFHYVLFGTIVFATYAGIYFWFPKMTGRLLDERLAKLHFWLTFIGFHLTFLVQHWVGDEGMPRRYADYLPTDGFTTLNVVSTIGAFILGISTLPFVWNVFKSWRYGEPVVVDDPWGYGNSLEWATSCPPPRHNFTELPRIRSERPAFELHYPHMVERMRAEAHIGRAHGPSDGDVTRLDGENVRT
- a CDS encoding iron-siderophore ABC transporter substrate-binding protein, with amino-acid sequence MALLLAGVTVSFTVLTACGAPDSDPGAAASGSAQTPITSTTRIAGAGVLGNQRRPDESCAAAPAPAVSPDAPRTVRNASGSGIPASTEVRGDPQRIVALSFAELDALCALGLQDRVVGTTVPQPSYLGTVLHDAAGLGDRDAPDLAAVADAAPDLIFGSATQTPDSYAALAGIAPTVFTGSAADWQNTLRAVAAATGRPEAADAVLDGFEREAREAGERTDATHFQASVVQFTEDSMRVYGAENFPATVLRAVGVDRPAAQRFTDVPFIEVSISNLTEETDLSAADGDIVYLSFTGPAAKERATAVLNSAAWRKLSATRDDRVFAVNNEVWQTGQGVVAARGIIEDLRWLNAPIN
- a CDS encoding YciI family protein encodes the protein MFHVFTSTYLQPADVVDQTRPAHLEWVTAEVEAGRIILAGRVESGQGAVLIASDMTVEEADALIATDPYIPAGAARYDRVSFNGAFRAPGL
- a CDS encoding NAD(P)-dependent alcohol dehydrogenase codes for the protein MSTTVSAYVAESATAPLFKSTIERRDVGPHDVAFDIKFSGICHSDLHTVKAEWGEPNYPVVPGHEIAGVVTEVGSEVTKYKVGDHVGVGCFIDSCRECDNCQAGLQQYCTGEYGMHGTYNSTERDGSPTYGGYSTAIVVDENYVLRIPDSIPLDKAAPLLCAGITLYSPLRHWNAGPGKKVAIVGLGGLGHMGVKLAHAMGAQVTVLSQSLKKMEDGLRLGADEYYATGDPDTFTKLAGKFDLILNTVSANINMADYLNLLAVDGTLVELGIPEHPMPVPVFPLAGGRRSLSGSMIGGIPETQEMLDFCAEHGVTPEIEVIEASYVNEAYERMLSSDVRYRFVIDIATL
- the serB gene encoding phosphoserine phosphatase SerB, which translates into the protein MPTASQSVDSLRKRSSLLITVTGVDQPGVTSALFEVLSRHRVELLNVEQVVVRGRLTLGVLVSVDTQVADGDEFAAEVRAAIQGLGLDVSIERSDDKPVMREPSTHTIVVLGRPITAEAFGVVAQEVAALGVNIDFIRGVSDYPVTGLELRVSVPPGAAYAQLQTTMARTAVALGVDIALEDYSLSRRTKRLIVFDVDSTLIQGEVIEMLADRAGALAAVAEVTEAAMRGELDFAESLHKRVATLAGLSAEVLDEVAEQIELTPGARTTIRTLRRLGYHCGIVSGGFRQVIEPLAHELMMDFVAANELEIVDGKLTGRVIGQVVDRPGKAKALRDFAQQVGVPMEQTVAVGDGANDIDMLSAAGLGVAFNAKPALREVADASLNHPYLDTVLFLLGVTRAEIEAADAVDGTARRVDIPD